One Tripterygium wilfordii isolate XIE 37 chromosome 10, ASM1340144v1, whole genome shotgun sequence DNA segment encodes these proteins:
- the LOC120007283 gene encoding uncharacterized protein LOC120007283: MESAFFRIPGIPPPIKKNRTFLKSSFVHAIAMEELPKKFIIPHIKPYDGTTDPEDHVDQYSQRLTLVLYPFNKYEACMCRGFSSTLVGPPLKWYLNLPEGKIVSFAQLADAFVEQFASSRKIIPTPDDLYRLRQKQGESLLSFLTRFNKEKLEIPGCLDEIAINAFRMALLPGSKLYGKLTRYPCNSFQEVQARASVQIKWEEDEGRLPEWPTEQTKKSKQKQISSEAPHYPRRDPKPIDFKKKPRSPEYNLVIPPNEILSVLKKMGDAVRWPDKVCKPLDQRDTSKWCEFHNDYGHTIDDCITLKKEVTQLLKKGYLRDLLSKRGKATMAQAERREEEQKPPPPEKTINVIFGGSEICGITHS; encoded by the coding sequence ATGGAGTCAGCATTCTTCAGGATACCAGGCATTCCACCACCGATAAAGAAAAATCGTACTTTCCTCAAATCTtcatttgttcatgccattgccatggaagagcttccAAAGAAATTTATCATACCACATATCAAACCTTATGATGGTACCACTGACccagaagatcatgtggatcagtaCAGTCAGCGATTGACTTTGGTGTTGTACCCGTTCAACAAGtatgaagcatgcatgtgccgaggatttagttcaactttGGTGGGACCTCCTTTGAAATGGTACCTTAATCTTCCAGAAGGGAAAATTGTttcattcgcacaattggccgaCGCATTCGTTGAACAATTTGCAAGCAGCAGAAAAATAATTCCAACACCTGATGATTTATATCGGTTACGGCAGAAACAAGGAGAATCTCTGCTGTCATTCTTAACAAGATTCAATAAAGAGAAACTGGAGATTCCTGGATGCTTAGACGAGATTGCAatcaatgcatttcgcatggctcttcttcctggaagcaaATTGTATGGAAAGCTTACTCGTTATCCATGTAATTCATTTCAAGAAGTGCAGGCAAGAGCAAGCGTTCAAATCAaatgggaagaagatgaaggaagactTCCAGAATGGCCAACAGAGCAGACGAAGAAATCTAAACAAAAGCAAATAAGTTCAGAGGCTCCACATTATCCTCGTAGAGATCCCAAGCCAAttgatttcaagaaaaagcCTAGATCTCCCGAATACAATTTGGTGATTCCACCAAATGAAATCTTATCAGTGttaaagaaaatgggagatgctgTTCGATGGCCTGACAAAGTTTGTAAACCGCTAGATCAACGGGAcacttccaaatggtgtgaaTTTCACAACGACTATGGGCATACAATAGATGACTGTATTACCctcaaaaaagaagtaaccCAATTGttaaagaaaggttatcttcgggATTTACTATCTAAAAGAGGAAAAGCAACGATGGCCCAAGCCGAAAGAcgagaagaagaacagaagCCACCTCCCCCAGAGAAGACAATTAACGTGATATTCGGCGGTTCAGAAATTTGCGGAATTACACACTCAtag